Proteins found in one Arthrobacter pascens genomic segment:
- a CDS encoding dolichyl-phosphate-mannose--protein mannosyltransferase, with amino-acid sequence MGHVTQTSTRPSGAGQTAPGASAPGSPESAAAGGALAGRPWISRPAQAFSAEALQQRLIGNIRSWRDYPPSLRLWFWLVPVLTAVIGGILRFVRLETPRSLIFDETYYVKDGYSLLISGYERSWPDKANDAFNAGNPAVLLDTPEYVVHPPVGKWMIAGGMWLFGADNPFGWRFAAALTGTVSILLLTLIAQKLFHSLPMAAAAGLLLAVDGHHLVMSRTSLLDIFLMFWILAAFGALLMDRDDGRRRLAIRLASRAAAAKDGRPSVKQLLAGPWLGIRWWRIGAGVCLGLAVGTKWSGLFFLAGFGLLSVLWDLNARRVAGIRGWVSGGLIKDGLPAFMSVVPVAALVYTASWTGWFRSNDAYYRHWAESNPSAEWGWLPDAVRSLAHYHQEAYNFHQGLSSDHPYEASAWSWLVMGRPTSFFYESPGQGAPGCNVSNCASAILSVGNPMVWWGAAISLVVLLFWWAGRRDWRAGALLAGVGAGYLPWFLYPERTMFYFYAVSFEPFLVLALVYCLGLVLGRDTDPPWRRRSGFYVVALFVAGAVLLSAFFYPVWTAEVIPYQDWRYRMWMPSWI; translated from the coding sequence ATGGGGCACGTGACGCAGACCTCCACCCGGCCTTCCGGGGCCGGCCAAACCGCCCCGGGGGCATCCGCCCCCGGCTCCCCGGAAAGCGCCGCTGCCGGAGGCGCCCTTGCCGGCCGCCCCTGGATCAGCCGGCCGGCCCAGGCCTTCTCCGCCGAAGCCCTCCAGCAGCGGCTCATCGGAAATATCCGCAGCTGGCGGGACTACCCGCCGTCGCTGCGGCTTTGGTTCTGGCTGGTACCGGTACTTACGGCGGTGATCGGTGGAATCCTCCGCTTCGTCCGGCTGGAGACACCGCGCAGCCTGATCTTTGATGAGACCTACTACGTCAAGGATGGCTACTCGCTCCTGATCAGCGGCTATGAGCGGAGCTGGCCGGATAAGGCCAATGATGCCTTTAATGCAGGGAATCCGGCCGTCCTTCTGGACACACCCGAATACGTGGTCCATCCGCCCGTGGGTAAGTGGATGATCGCCGGAGGCATGTGGCTCTTCGGCGCCGATAATCCCTTCGGCTGGCGTTTCGCGGCGGCACTGACCGGGACCGTGTCCATCCTGCTGCTCACACTCATTGCGCAGAAACTCTTCCATTCCCTTCCGATGGCGGCTGCTGCCGGCCTGCTGCTGGCTGTGGACGGCCATCACCTGGTGATGTCGCGGACCTCGCTGCTCGATATCTTCCTGATGTTCTGGATTCTGGCTGCTTTCGGAGCGCTGCTGATGGACCGCGACGACGGACGCCGTCGGCTGGCCATCCGGCTGGCAAGCCGGGCCGCCGCTGCCAAAGACGGCCGGCCCTCCGTTAAACAGCTGCTCGCTGGCCCGTGGCTCGGCATCCGCTGGTGGCGGATTGGTGCGGGTGTATGCCTTGGCCTTGCCGTGGGGACGAAATGGTCCGGGCTGTTTTTCCTTGCGGGGTTCGGGCTGCTTTCGGTCCTCTGGGACCTCAACGCCCGGCGCGTTGCCGGAATCCGCGGTTGGGTCAGCGGCGGGCTCATCAAAGACGGACTGCCGGCCTTCATGAGCGTCGTCCCTGTGGCCGCCCTGGTGTACACAGCCAGTTGGACGGGCTGGTTCCGATCGAACGACGCCTACTACCGTCACTGGGCCGAGAGCAACCCCTCGGCGGAATGGGGGTGGCTGCCGGATGCTGTCCGGTCCCTGGCCCACTATCACCAGGAGGCGTACAACTTCCATCAGGGACTCAGCTCCGACCATCCGTACGAGGCAAGCGCCTGGAGCTGGCTCGTGATGGGCAGGCCCACATCGTTCTTCTACGAGTCGCCCGGGCAAGGAGCCCCCGGATGCAACGTATCGAACTGCGCTTCTGCCATCCTCTCGGTGGGAAATCCCATGGTCTGGTGGGGCGCAGCCATCTCCCTGGTGGTCCTCCTCTTCTGGTGGGCCGGCCGCCGGGACTGGCGGGCGGGGGCATTGCTCGCCGGAGTGGGCGCCGGCTATCTGCCCTGGTTCCTGTATCCGGAGCGCACCATGTTCTACTTCTATGCCGTGTCCTTTGAGCCGTTCCTGGTGCTGGCCCTGGTCTATTGCCTGGGCCTCGTGCTGGGGCGGGACACCGATCCGCCCTGGCGCCGGCGCTCCGGCTTCTACGTCGTGGCGCTCTTCGTTGCGGGGGCGGTCCTGCTTTCCGCCTTCTTCTACCCGGTCTGGACCGCCGAAGTCATCCCTTACCAGGACTGGCGATACAGGATGTGGATGCCGTCCTGGATCTAG
- the rsmI gene encoding 16S rRNA (cytidine(1402)-2'-O)-methyltransferase has protein sequence MDPNPNTLPDSSTPESSGPSGSVAAGPGRVVLAATPIGNTGDASARLIELLATADIVAAEDTRRLHRLVQSLGVTVGGRVISYHEHNEATKTAELLDQVRGGKTMVMVTDAGMPSVSDPGFRLVEGAVAAGLTVTAVPGPSAVLTALALSGLPTDRFCFEGFLPRKAGERMSRLADLAAERRTMVFFEAPHRLESMLRALRERFGADRRIAVCRELTKTYEEVIRGSVGELLLWAEGNEVRGEIAVVLGGAPEQASGTPEDHVAAVNELVSQGIRLKEAVAAVAEDVRVSKRELYSAVLAAR, from the coding sequence GTGGACCCTAACCCCAATACCCTTCCCGATTCCAGCACGCCAGAATCCTCTGGCCCGTCAGGCTCCGTCGCCGCAGGTCCAGGCCGGGTGGTGCTGGCGGCCACACCGATAGGCAATACCGGGGATGCCTCGGCCCGCCTCATCGAGCTGCTGGCCACGGCGGACATTGTGGCTGCGGAAGACACCCGGCGTTTGCATCGCCTGGTCCAAAGCCTGGGAGTCACCGTCGGTGGCCGCGTGATCAGCTACCACGAACATAATGAGGCGACTAAGACCGCCGAACTCCTTGACCAGGTGCGCGGAGGCAAAACCATGGTTATGGTCACCGACGCCGGCATGCCGTCAGTTTCCGACCCCGGTTTCCGGCTGGTGGAAGGGGCAGTGGCCGCCGGGCTCACCGTGACGGCCGTCCCGGGGCCGTCGGCCGTACTGACTGCCCTTGCCCTGTCCGGCCTGCCCACCGACCGGTTCTGTTTTGAAGGCTTCCTTCCACGGAAAGCAGGGGAGCGCATGTCGCGCCTGGCGGACCTCGCGGCGGAGCGCCGGACCATGGTGTTCTTCGAAGCGCCGCACCGGCTGGAATCAATGCTGCGGGCATTGCGGGAGCGTTTCGGCGCGGACCGCCGGATCGCTGTCTGCCGTGAACTGACCAAGACCTACGAGGAAGTGATCCGGGGGTCCGTGGGTGAACTGCTGCTGTGGGCGGAGGGCAATGAGGTCCGCGGGGAGATTGCCGTGGTGCTTGGTGGGGCGCCCGAGCAGGCATCCGGCACGCCGGAAGACCATGTGGCGGCCGTGAACGAACTGGTGTCGCAGGGGATCCGGCTCAAAGAGGCCGTGGCGGCGGTCGCGGAGGACGTGCGGGTGAGCAAGAGGGAGCTGTACTCAGCTGTGCTGGCTGCGCGCTGA
- a CDS encoding NAD-dependent succinate-semialdehyde dehydrogenase: MTVTALPAVTAERESELLASVPTGLLINGEWRPAASGKTFDVEDPATGKVLLSIADAGPEDGAAALDAAAAAQESWAKVPPRERGEILRRAFELVTERAEDFALLMTLEMGKPLAEARGEVTYGAEFLRWFSEEAVRAFGRYSVSPDGKSRLLVTKKPVGPCLLITPWNFPLAMATRKIAPAVAAGCTMVLKSANLTPLTSQLFAAVMMEAGLPAGVLNVIPTSTAGATTGPLIKDARLRKLSFTGSTEVGRRLLSDASETVLRTSMELGGNAPFVVFEDADLDAAVAGAMLAKLRNMGEACTAANRFIVHESVAAEFAEKFAAKMAEMTTARGTEAQSKVGPLIDAKSRDKVHELVSDAVASGARAVLGGAPVDGPGYFYQPTILTGVSEGTRILSEEIFGPVAPITTFGTEEDAIRLANNTEYGLVAYVFTKDLNRGLRMGERLETGMLGLNAGVISNAAAPFGGIKQSGLGREGGLEGIEEYLYTQYIGIADPYAG, encoded by the coding sequence GTGACTGTTACTGCACTGCCAGCTGTTACCGCAGAGCGCGAGAGTGAACTGCTGGCCTCTGTCCCCACGGGCCTGCTGATCAATGGTGAGTGGCGGCCCGCCGCCTCGGGAAAGACTTTTGACGTTGAGGATCCCGCCACGGGCAAGGTCCTGTTGAGCATTGCCGATGCCGGTCCCGAGGACGGCGCCGCTGCACTGGACGCCGCCGCTGCGGCGCAGGAGTCCTGGGCGAAGGTCCCGCCGCGTGAGCGCGGCGAAATCCTGCGCCGGGCCTTTGAGCTCGTTACTGAACGCGCCGAGGATTTCGCGCTGCTGATGACACTGGAAATGGGCAAGCCGCTGGCCGAAGCCCGCGGCGAGGTCACTTACGGTGCAGAGTTTCTGCGCTGGTTCTCCGAGGAAGCCGTCCGCGCGTTCGGCCGGTACTCGGTCTCGCCGGACGGGAAGTCCCGGCTGCTGGTGACGAAGAAGCCAGTGGGTCCGTGCCTGCTGATCACCCCGTGGAACTTCCCGCTGGCAATGGCCACCCGCAAGATCGCCCCGGCCGTGGCCGCAGGCTGCACCATGGTGCTGAAGTCGGCCAACCTGACCCCTCTGACCTCCCAGCTGTTCGCCGCCGTCATGATGGAAGCCGGCCTGCCCGCCGGCGTCCTGAACGTCATCCCGACATCCACCGCGGGTGCCACCACGGGCCCGCTGATCAAGGATGCCAGGCTGCGCAAGCTCTCCTTCACCGGATCCACCGAGGTGGGCCGGCGTCTGCTCTCCGATGCCTCCGAAACCGTGCTGCGGACATCCATGGAACTCGGCGGCAACGCGCCGTTCGTGGTATTCGAGGACGCTGATCTTGACGCCGCCGTCGCCGGGGCGATGCTGGCCAAGCTGCGGAACATGGGCGAGGCCTGCACCGCCGCCAACCGCTTCATTGTCCACGAGTCCGTGGCGGCCGAATTCGCGGAGAAGTTCGCCGCGAAGATGGCCGAGATGACCACGGCCCGCGGCACAGAAGCGCAGTCCAAGGTGGGGCCGCTGATCGACGCCAAGAGCCGCGACAAAGTCCACGAGCTCGTGTCCGACGCCGTGGCCTCCGGAGCGAGGGCCGTCCTGGGCGGCGCACCGGTGGACGGACCGGGCTACTTCTACCAGCCCACCATCCTCACCGGTGTCTCCGAGGGCACCCGGATCCTGTCCGAGGAGATCTTCGGACCCGTCGCCCCGATTACTACGTTCGGCACCGAAGAGGACGCCATCCGCCTGGCCAACAACACCGAGTACGGGCTGGTGGCCTACGTCTTCACGAAGGACCTGAACCGGGGACTGCGGATGGGCGAGCGGCTGGAGACCGGCATGCTGGGACTGAACGCCGGCGTGATCTCCAACGCCGCAGCACCCTTCGGCGGCATCAAGCAGTCCGGACTGGGCCGCGAGGGAGGCCTCGAAGGCATTGAGGAGTACCTCTACACGCAATACATCGGCATCGCCGATCCCTACGCCGGCTGA